A section of the Triplophysa dalaica isolate WHDGS20190420 chromosome 8, ASM1584641v1, whole genome shotgun sequence genome encodes:
- the slain1a gene encoding SLAIN motif-containing protein 1a isoform X3: MLFYSMDELLFNPRMMADVNGNSKITNAEVEVKKLQELVRKLERQNEQLRTRANAANNCISSSRQSSSPSPACIIGPDTASYYTGNYWISPLSTLSFGLGKSEERYTCLHPPSVSDADVDDDGTVLDEVEILNLDVILPCDGESDHNWLYVSPKAKLFPHFLLSALQWCRHVLDNPRAEVELAKRSLCYKLDQDSHSQNYQQSVTVRNCSSLTERSPTFLYHTATHNNVHHQRPLSPQSSIDSELSVSELEEDSISISYKLQDMTDVEVMARLQEESLRQEYATSAATATRRSGSLSVHTGARRGSMRSEIDLEEEEEYDQLSAPQPRIFRTASMQRSTSHTQNLSSLKECRRSPSIPQHLNSLPHQQLYISSRSSSTTEPQSYRGNTDKLRRSMPNLIRAPSVPSVLSGPNVSALTGNSATSSLLRNSQSFDSHNGLTKIHSAIPSPGQLQQRVQSVGNFSMTTRPHPKATAYVSPTIQSNTTMSSSVSLNCIPSSSIPLPSKPSTTSTTSRSSLPRPASFVGTSSSSRSKIAQPLRSLLTPPKSVAALSTLRDGSWSNGCY, from the exons ATGCTTTTTTATTCAATGGATGAACTATTGTTTAATCCACGAATGATGGCGGACGTCAACGGCAACAGTAAAATCACGAATGCAGAGGTGGAGGTTAAAAAGCTGCAAGAGCTCGTCCGAAAATTGGAGAGACAAAACGAACAGTTGCGAACGAGAGCAAACGCTGCGAATAACTGCATCTCCAGCTCCCGAcaatcatcatcaccatcaccgGCCTGTATCATCGGCCCAGACACTGCTTCGTATTACACAGGGAATTACTGGATTTCACCTCTGTCGACACTTTCGTTTGGACTGGGCAAATCAGAAGAACGCTATACATGTTTACATCCGCCGTCAGTGAGTGATGCTGATGTGGATGATGATGGTACTGTATTGGATGAGGTTGAAATTTTGAACCTTGATGTTATTCTTCCCTGCGATGGAGAGTCTGATCATAACTG GTTATATGTGTCTCCAAAAGCCAAGCTGTTCCCACATTTTCTCCTGAGCGCTCTACAGTGGTGTAGACATGTGCTGGACAACCCCAGAGCAGAGGTGGAATTAGCCAAACGCTCATTGTGCTACAAACTGGACCAAG ATTCACACTCACAAAACTACCAGCAGTCTGTCACCGTGAGGAACTGCTCAAGTCTAACGGAGAGATCTCCAACATTCCTCTATCACACAGCTACACACA ATAATGTTCATCATCAACGGCCTCTCAGTCCTCAGTCTTCCATTGACAGTGAACTCAGTGTCTCTGAGCTGGAGGAGGACTCCATTTCTATTAGCTATAAGCTTCAGGACATGACAGATGTGGAGGTCATGGCTCGACTGCAGGAGGAGA GTCTACGGCAGGAGTATGCGACCAGCGCTGCCACAGCCACTCGCCGTAGCGGCAGTCTTTCTGTGCACACTGGTGCTCGTAGAGGTAGTATGAGGAGTGAGATTGACctggaagaagaggaggagtaTGATCAGCTGTCGGCTCCTCAGCCGCGAATCTTCCGTACGGCTTCTATGCAGCGCAGCACGTCTCACACACAGAACCTCTCCAGCTTGAAAGAGTGCAGACGTAGCCCATCCATCCCTCAGCATCTGAACAGCTTGCCCCACCAGCAGCTTTACATATCTAGCCGAAGCTCTAGCACAACAGAGCCCCAGAGTTACAGAGGCAACACAG ACAAGTTACGGAGGAGCATGCCAAACCTAATTCGAGCTCCCAGCGTTCCCAGTGTACTCAGTGGACCTAATGTTTCTGCCCTGACTGGCAACAGTGCAACATCATCTTTACTCCGAAACAGTCAGAGTTTTGATTCTCACAATGGTCTAACCAAAATACATTCTGCAA ttCCTTCCCCTGGACAGCTACAGCAGCGAGTTCAGAGCGTGGGTAACTTTTCAATGACAACACGGCCACATCCGAAAGCCACAGCATATGTTAGCCCAACAATACAGAGTAACACCACAATGTCTTCCTCAGTTAGCCTCAACTGTATTCCTAGTAGTAGTATCCCTCTGCCCAGCAAACCCAGCACCACCTCCACCACAAGTCGCAGTTCTCTACCTCGACCAGCTTCTTTTGTTGGGACAAGCAGTTCCTCGCGCAGTAAGATTGCTCAGCCTTTACGCAG TTTACTGACACCCCCAAAGAGTGTAGCTGCTCTGAGCACCCTGCGTGATGGAAGTTGGAGCAATGGCTGCTATTAA
- the slain1a gene encoding SLAIN motif-containing protein 1a isoform X5 — protein sequence MLFYSMDELLFNPRMMADVNGNSKITNAEVEVKKLQELVRKLERQNEQLRTRANAANNCISSSRQSSSPSPACIIGPDTASYYTGNYWISPLSTLSFGLGKSEERYTCLHPPSVSDADVDDDGTVLDEVEILNLDVILPCDGESDHNWLYVSPKAKLFPHFLLSALQWCRHVLDNPRAEVELAKRSLCYKLDQDNVHHQRPLSPQSSIDSELSVSELEEDSISISYKLQDMTDVEVMARLQEESLRQEYATSAATATRRSGSLSVHTGARRGSMRSEIDLEEEEEYDQLSAPQPRIFRTASMQRSTSHTQNLSSLKECRRSPSIPQHLNSLPHQQLYISSRSSSTTEPQSYRGNTDKLRRSMPNLIRAPSVPSVLSGPNVSALTGNSATSSLLRNSQSFDSHNGLTKIHSAIPSPGQLQQRVQSVGNFSMTTRPHPKATAYVSPTIQSNTTMSSSVSLNCIPSSSIPLPSKPSTTSTTSRSSLPRPASFVGTSSSSRSKIAQPLRSLLTPPKSVAALSTLRDGSWSNGCY from the exons ATGCTTTTTTATTCAATGGATGAACTATTGTTTAATCCACGAATGATGGCGGACGTCAACGGCAACAGTAAAATCACGAATGCAGAGGTGGAGGTTAAAAAGCTGCAAGAGCTCGTCCGAAAATTGGAGAGACAAAACGAACAGTTGCGAACGAGAGCAAACGCTGCGAATAACTGCATCTCCAGCTCCCGAcaatcatcatcaccatcaccgGCCTGTATCATCGGCCCAGACACTGCTTCGTATTACACAGGGAATTACTGGATTTCACCTCTGTCGACACTTTCGTTTGGACTGGGCAAATCAGAAGAACGCTATACATGTTTACATCCGCCGTCAGTGAGTGATGCTGATGTGGATGATGATGGTACTGTATTGGATGAGGTTGAAATTTTGAACCTTGATGTTATTCTTCCCTGCGATGGAGAGTCTGATCATAACTG GTTATATGTGTCTCCAAAAGCCAAGCTGTTCCCACATTTTCTCCTGAGCGCTCTACAGTGGTGTAGACATGTGCTGGACAACCCCAGAGCAGAGGTGGAATTAGCCAAACGCTCATTGTGCTACAAACTGGACCAAG ATAATGTTCATCATCAACGGCCTCTCAGTCCTCAGTCTTCCATTGACAGTGAACTCAGTGTCTCTGAGCTGGAGGAGGACTCCATTTCTATTAGCTATAAGCTTCAGGACATGACAGATGTGGAGGTCATGGCTCGACTGCAGGAGGAGA GTCTACGGCAGGAGTATGCGACCAGCGCTGCCACAGCCACTCGCCGTAGCGGCAGTCTTTCTGTGCACACTGGTGCTCGTAGAGGTAGTATGAGGAGTGAGATTGACctggaagaagaggaggagtaTGATCAGCTGTCGGCTCCTCAGCCGCGAATCTTCCGTACGGCTTCTATGCAGCGCAGCACGTCTCACACACAGAACCTCTCCAGCTTGAAAGAGTGCAGACGTAGCCCATCCATCCCTCAGCATCTGAACAGCTTGCCCCACCAGCAGCTTTACATATCTAGCCGAAGCTCTAGCACAACAGAGCCCCAGAGTTACAGAGGCAACACAG ACAAGTTACGGAGGAGCATGCCAAACCTAATTCGAGCTCCCAGCGTTCCCAGTGTACTCAGTGGACCTAATGTTTCTGCCCTGACTGGCAACAGTGCAACATCATCTTTACTCCGAAACAGTCAGAGTTTTGATTCTCACAATGGTCTAACCAAAATACATTCTGCAA ttCCTTCCCCTGGACAGCTACAGCAGCGAGTTCAGAGCGTGGGTAACTTTTCAATGACAACACGGCCACATCCGAAAGCCACAGCATATGTTAGCCCAACAATACAGAGTAACACCACAATGTCTTCCTCAGTTAGCCTCAACTGTATTCCTAGTAGTAGTATCCCTCTGCCCAGCAAACCCAGCACCACCTCCACCACAAGTCGCAGTTCTCTACCTCGACCAGCTTCTTTTGTTGGGACAAGCAGTTCCTCGCGCAGTAAGATTGCTCAGCCTTTACGCAG TTTACTGACACCCCCAAAGAGTGTAGCTGCTCTGAGCACCCTGCGTGATGGAAGTTGGAGCAATGGCTGCTATTAA
- the slain1a gene encoding SLAIN motif-containing protein 1a isoform X2, which yields MLFYSMDELLFNPRMMADVNGNSKITNAEVEVKKLQELVRKLERQNEQLRTRANAANNCISSSRQSSSPSPACIIGPDTASYYTGNYWISPLSTLSFGLGKSEERYTCLHPPSVSDADVDDDGTVLDEVEILNLDVILPCDGESDHNWLYVSPKAKLFPHFLLSALQWCRHVLDNPRAEVELAKRSLCYKLDQAKRWRGLLSSCVSSSLLYSPLDGISSVTSCSKPFTKPALTEQTDNVHHQRPLSPQSSIDSELSVSELEEDSISISYKLQDMTDVEVMARLQEESLRQEYATSAATATRRSGSLSVHTGARRGSMRSEIDLEEEEEYDQLSAPQPRIFRTASMQRSTSHTQNLSSLKECRRSPSIPQHLNSLPHQQLYISSRSSSTTEPQSYRGNTDKLRRSMPNLIRAPSVPSVLSGPNVSALTGNSATSSLLRNSQSFDSHNGLTKIHSAIPSPGQLQQRVQSVGNFSMTTRPHPKATAYVSPTIQSNTTMSSSVSLNCIPSSSIPLPSKPSTTSTTSRSSLPRPASFVGTSSSSRSKIAQPLRSLLTPPKSVAALSTLRDGSWSNGCY from the exons ATGCTTTTTTATTCAATGGATGAACTATTGTTTAATCCACGAATGATGGCGGACGTCAACGGCAACAGTAAAATCACGAATGCAGAGGTGGAGGTTAAAAAGCTGCAAGAGCTCGTCCGAAAATTGGAGAGACAAAACGAACAGTTGCGAACGAGAGCAAACGCTGCGAATAACTGCATCTCCAGCTCCCGAcaatcatcatcaccatcaccgGCCTGTATCATCGGCCCAGACACTGCTTCGTATTACACAGGGAATTACTGGATTTCACCTCTGTCGACACTTTCGTTTGGACTGGGCAAATCAGAAGAACGCTATACATGTTTACATCCGCCGTCAGTGAGTGATGCTGATGTGGATGATGATGGTACTGTATTGGATGAGGTTGAAATTTTGAACCTTGATGTTATTCTTCCCTGCGATGGAGAGTCTGATCATAACTG GTTATATGTGTCTCCAAAAGCCAAGCTGTTCCCACATTTTCTCCTGAGCGCTCTACAGTGGTGTAGACATGTGCTGGACAACCCCAGAGCAGAGGTGGAATTAGCCAAACGCTCATTGTGCTACAAACTGGACCAAG CCAAAAGATGGAGAGGGCTCCTCTCGAGCTGTGTGTCTTCAAGCCTTCTTTACAGCCCTTTGGATGGAATCTCATCTGTGACCAGCTGTTCTAAACCCTTTACTAAACCTGCACTAACTGAACAAACAG ATAATGTTCATCATCAACGGCCTCTCAGTCCTCAGTCTTCCATTGACAGTGAACTCAGTGTCTCTGAGCTGGAGGAGGACTCCATTTCTATTAGCTATAAGCTTCAGGACATGACAGATGTGGAGGTCATGGCTCGACTGCAGGAGGAGA GTCTACGGCAGGAGTATGCGACCAGCGCTGCCACAGCCACTCGCCGTAGCGGCAGTCTTTCTGTGCACACTGGTGCTCGTAGAGGTAGTATGAGGAGTGAGATTGACctggaagaagaggaggagtaTGATCAGCTGTCGGCTCCTCAGCCGCGAATCTTCCGTACGGCTTCTATGCAGCGCAGCACGTCTCACACACAGAACCTCTCCAGCTTGAAAGAGTGCAGACGTAGCCCATCCATCCCTCAGCATCTGAACAGCTTGCCCCACCAGCAGCTTTACATATCTAGCCGAAGCTCTAGCACAACAGAGCCCCAGAGTTACAGAGGCAACACAG ACAAGTTACGGAGGAGCATGCCAAACCTAATTCGAGCTCCCAGCGTTCCCAGTGTACTCAGTGGACCTAATGTTTCTGCCCTGACTGGCAACAGTGCAACATCATCTTTACTCCGAAACAGTCAGAGTTTTGATTCTCACAATGGTCTAACCAAAATACATTCTGCAA ttCCTTCCCCTGGACAGCTACAGCAGCGAGTTCAGAGCGTGGGTAACTTTTCAATGACAACACGGCCACATCCGAAAGCCACAGCATATGTTAGCCCAACAATACAGAGTAACACCACAATGTCTTCCTCAGTTAGCCTCAACTGTATTCCTAGTAGTAGTATCCCTCTGCCCAGCAAACCCAGCACCACCTCCACCACAAGTCGCAGTTCTCTACCTCGACCAGCTTCTTTTGTTGGGACAAGCAGTTCCTCGCGCAGTAAGATTGCTCAGCCTTTACGCAG TTTACTGACACCCCCAAAGAGTGTAGCTGCTCTGAGCACCCTGCGTGATGGAAGTTGGAGCAATGGCTGCTATTAA
- the slain1a gene encoding SLAIN motif-containing protein 1a isoform X1: MLFYSMDELLFNPRMMADVNGNSKITNAEVEVKKLQELVRKLERQNEQLRTRANAANNCISSSRQSSSPSPACIIGPDTASYYTGNYWISPLSTLSFGLGKSEERYTCLHPPSVSDADVDDDGTVLDEVEILNLDVILPCDGESDHNWLYVSPKAKLFPHFLLSALQWCRHVLDNPRAEVELAKRSLCYKLDQAKRWRGLLSSCVSSSLLYSPLDGISSVTSCSKPFTKPALTEQTDSHSQNYQQSVTVRNCSSLTERSPTFLYHTATHNNVHHQRPLSPQSSIDSELSVSELEEDSISISYKLQDMTDVEVMARLQEESLRQEYATSAATATRRSGSLSVHTGARRGSMRSEIDLEEEEEYDQLSAPQPRIFRTASMQRSTSHTQNLSSLKECRRSPSIPQHLNSLPHQQLYISSRSSSTTEPQSYRGNTDKLRRSMPNLIRAPSVPSVLSGPNVSALTGNSATSSLLRNSQSFDSHNGLTKIHSAIPSPGQLQQRVQSVGNFSMTTRPHPKATAYVSPTIQSNTTMSSSVSLNCIPSSSIPLPSKPSTTSTTSRSSLPRPASFVGTSSSSRSKIAQPLRSLLTPPKSVAALSTLRDGSWSNGCY; the protein is encoded by the exons ATGCTTTTTTATTCAATGGATGAACTATTGTTTAATCCACGAATGATGGCGGACGTCAACGGCAACAGTAAAATCACGAATGCAGAGGTGGAGGTTAAAAAGCTGCAAGAGCTCGTCCGAAAATTGGAGAGACAAAACGAACAGTTGCGAACGAGAGCAAACGCTGCGAATAACTGCATCTCCAGCTCCCGAcaatcatcatcaccatcaccgGCCTGTATCATCGGCCCAGACACTGCTTCGTATTACACAGGGAATTACTGGATTTCACCTCTGTCGACACTTTCGTTTGGACTGGGCAAATCAGAAGAACGCTATACATGTTTACATCCGCCGTCAGTGAGTGATGCTGATGTGGATGATGATGGTACTGTATTGGATGAGGTTGAAATTTTGAACCTTGATGTTATTCTTCCCTGCGATGGAGAGTCTGATCATAACTG GTTATATGTGTCTCCAAAAGCCAAGCTGTTCCCACATTTTCTCCTGAGCGCTCTACAGTGGTGTAGACATGTGCTGGACAACCCCAGAGCAGAGGTGGAATTAGCCAAACGCTCATTGTGCTACAAACTGGACCAAG CCAAAAGATGGAGAGGGCTCCTCTCGAGCTGTGTGTCTTCAAGCCTTCTTTACAGCCCTTTGGATGGAATCTCATCTGTGACCAGCTGTTCTAAACCCTTTACTAAACCTGCACTAACTGAACAAACAG ATTCACACTCACAAAACTACCAGCAGTCTGTCACCGTGAGGAACTGCTCAAGTCTAACGGAGAGATCTCCAACATTCCTCTATCACACAGCTACACACA ATAATGTTCATCATCAACGGCCTCTCAGTCCTCAGTCTTCCATTGACAGTGAACTCAGTGTCTCTGAGCTGGAGGAGGACTCCATTTCTATTAGCTATAAGCTTCAGGACATGACAGATGTGGAGGTCATGGCTCGACTGCAGGAGGAGA GTCTACGGCAGGAGTATGCGACCAGCGCTGCCACAGCCACTCGCCGTAGCGGCAGTCTTTCTGTGCACACTGGTGCTCGTAGAGGTAGTATGAGGAGTGAGATTGACctggaagaagaggaggagtaTGATCAGCTGTCGGCTCCTCAGCCGCGAATCTTCCGTACGGCTTCTATGCAGCGCAGCACGTCTCACACACAGAACCTCTCCAGCTTGAAAGAGTGCAGACGTAGCCCATCCATCCCTCAGCATCTGAACAGCTTGCCCCACCAGCAGCTTTACATATCTAGCCGAAGCTCTAGCACAACAGAGCCCCAGAGTTACAGAGGCAACACAG ACAAGTTACGGAGGAGCATGCCAAACCTAATTCGAGCTCCCAGCGTTCCCAGTGTACTCAGTGGACCTAATGTTTCTGCCCTGACTGGCAACAGTGCAACATCATCTTTACTCCGAAACAGTCAGAGTTTTGATTCTCACAATGGTCTAACCAAAATACATTCTGCAA ttCCTTCCCCTGGACAGCTACAGCAGCGAGTTCAGAGCGTGGGTAACTTTTCAATGACAACACGGCCACATCCGAAAGCCACAGCATATGTTAGCCCAACAATACAGAGTAACACCACAATGTCTTCCTCAGTTAGCCTCAACTGTATTCCTAGTAGTAGTATCCCTCTGCCCAGCAAACCCAGCACCACCTCCACCACAAGTCGCAGTTCTCTACCTCGACCAGCTTCTTTTGTTGGGACAAGCAGTTCCTCGCGCAGTAAGATTGCTCAGCCTTTACGCAG TTTACTGACACCCCCAAAGAGTGTAGCTGCTCTGAGCACCCTGCGTGATGGAAGTTGGAGCAATGGCTGCTATTAA
- the slain1a gene encoding SLAIN motif-containing protein 1a isoform X4 → MLFYSMDELLFNPRMMADVNGNSKITNAEVEVKKLQELVRKLERQNEQLRTRANAANNCISSSRQSSSPSPACIIGPDTASYYTGNYWISPLSTLSFGLGKSEERYTCLHPPSVSDADVDDDGTVLDEVEILNLDVILPCDGESDHNWLYVSPKAKLFPHFLLSALQWCRHVLDNPRAEVELAKRSLCYKLDQAKRWRGLLSSCVSSSLLYSPLDGISSVTSCSKPFTKPALTEQTDSHSQNYQQSVTVRNCSSLTERSPTFLYHTATHNNVHHQRPLSPQSSIDSELSVSELEEDSISISYKLQDMTDVEVMARLQEESLRQEYATSAATATRRSGSLSVHTGARRGSMRSEIDLEEEEEYDQLSAPQPRIFRTASMQRSTSHTQNLSSLKECRRSPSIPQHLNSLPHQQLYISSRSSSTTEPQSYRGNTDKLRRSMPNLIRAPSVPSVLSGPNVSALTGNSATSSLLRNSQSFDSHNGLTKIHSAIPSPGQLQQRVQSLASTVFLVVVSLCPANPAPPPPQVAVLYLDQLLLLGQAVPRAVRLLSLYAVY, encoded by the exons ATGCTTTTTTATTCAATGGATGAACTATTGTTTAATCCACGAATGATGGCGGACGTCAACGGCAACAGTAAAATCACGAATGCAGAGGTGGAGGTTAAAAAGCTGCAAGAGCTCGTCCGAAAATTGGAGAGACAAAACGAACAGTTGCGAACGAGAGCAAACGCTGCGAATAACTGCATCTCCAGCTCCCGAcaatcatcatcaccatcaccgGCCTGTATCATCGGCCCAGACACTGCTTCGTATTACACAGGGAATTACTGGATTTCACCTCTGTCGACACTTTCGTTTGGACTGGGCAAATCAGAAGAACGCTATACATGTTTACATCCGCCGTCAGTGAGTGATGCTGATGTGGATGATGATGGTACTGTATTGGATGAGGTTGAAATTTTGAACCTTGATGTTATTCTTCCCTGCGATGGAGAGTCTGATCATAACTG GTTATATGTGTCTCCAAAAGCCAAGCTGTTCCCACATTTTCTCCTGAGCGCTCTACAGTGGTGTAGACATGTGCTGGACAACCCCAGAGCAGAGGTGGAATTAGCCAAACGCTCATTGTGCTACAAACTGGACCAAG CCAAAAGATGGAGAGGGCTCCTCTCGAGCTGTGTGTCTTCAAGCCTTCTTTACAGCCCTTTGGATGGAATCTCATCTGTGACCAGCTGTTCTAAACCCTTTACTAAACCTGCACTAACTGAACAAACAG ATTCACACTCACAAAACTACCAGCAGTCTGTCACCGTGAGGAACTGCTCAAGTCTAACGGAGAGATCTCCAACATTCCTCTATCACACAGCTACACACA ATAATGTTCATCATCAACGGCCTCTCAGTCCTCAGTCTTCCATTGACAGTGAACTCAGTGTCTCTGAGCTGGAGGAGGACTCCATTTCTATTAGCTATAAGCTTCAGGACATGACAGATGTGGAGGTCATGGCTCGACTGCAGGAGGAGA GTCTACGGCAGGAGTATGCGACCAGCGCTGCCACAGCCACTCGCCGTAGCGGCAGTCTTTCTGTGCACACTGGTGCTCGTAGAGGTAGTATGAGGAGTGAGATTGACctggaagaagaggaggagtaTGATCAGCTGTCGGCTCCTCAGCCGCGAATCTTCCGTACGGCTTCTATGCAGCGCAGCACGTCTCACACACAGAACCTCTCCAGCTTGAAAGAGTGCAGACGTAGCCCATCCATCCCTCAGCATCTGAACAGCTTGCCCCACCAGCAGCTTTACATATCTAGCCGAAGCTCTAGCACAACAGAGCCCCAGAGTTACAGAGGCAACACAG ACAAGTTACGGAGGAGCATGCCAAACCTAATTCGAGCTCCCAGCGTTCCCAGTGTACTCAGTGGACCTAATGTTTCTGCCCTGACTGGCAACAGTGCAACATCATCTTTACTCCGAAACAGTCAGAGTTTTGATTCTCACAATGGTCTAACCAAAATACATTCTGCAA ttCCTTCCCCTGGACAGCTACAGCAGCGAGTTCAGAGC TTAGCCTCAACTGTATTCCTAGTAGTAGTATCCCTCTGCCCAGCAAACCCAGCACCACCTCCACCACAAGTCGCAGTTCTCTACCTCGACCAGCTTCTTTTGTTGGGACAAGCAGTTCCTCGCGCAGTAAGATTGCTCAGCCTTTACGCAG TTTACTGA